Genomic DNA from Pistricoccus aurantiacus:
ACGCGCGTATCGTGCCGGAATACGCCTCGCTGATCATGCGCTGCACCGATGAGCACGCGGCGATGATCAAGGCGGCGGGTGCCGGGGCGCTGGTCAAGAAACGCGGCTGGTTCGATGCCTTTCGCACTTCCAAGGTCTTCGACGAGCAGTGCGCCAACGCGCGAGACATGCAGGAGCGCTTCGGCGTGAAGTATCAGGCGCTGGATCGTTCCGCGCTGCAAGCCAAGGTGCCGCATCTTTCCGATGCATTGAAGGGCGCCATTCACTGGACCAACGCCTGGGCGGTAACGGACCCTGGCGCCCTGGTGCAGGCCTACGCTCGAGCGTTCGAGAAGCTCGGCGGGCGCATCGAGCAGGCGGAGGCCAAGAGCTTCACTCATACTCAAGCCAGCTGGAACGTCTTCACCAGCAAGGGCAACCTGGAGGCGGAGGAGCTGGTGGTCGCTCTGGGTCCCTGGTCCGCCAACTGGCTCGAACAGCTGGATTACCGGCTGCCGATGTTTCCCTTGCGGGGCTACCACATGCACTACGCTGCTCAGGGTGGCGCTCGGCTCAATAACTGGCTGATGGATTATGAAACCGGCTACCTGCTGACGCCGATGCGTCGGGGGATTCGCTTGACCACCGGGGCGGAAATCGACCGCCTGGACGCGCCGGCCAGCAGCGCCCAGCTCGATGCCGCCGAGATAGAAGCCAAGAAGATTTTTCCCTTGGGTGAGCGGCTAGACAGCGAGCTCTGGAAGGGCGCGCGCCCTTGTATGCCGGATATGAAGCCGGTGATCGGTCCGGCCCCGCGTCACAAAGGTTTATGGTTTGCCTTCGGTCACGGGCATCAGGGTTTTACCCTGGGGCCGGTCACCGGACGGCTGCTGGGCGAGATGATAGACGGTGAAACGCCGGACGTAGATATGCAGCCGTTTCGCGCGGACCGCTTTTGACCCTCGGATCTTCCCCCGTCGCCAACGCCCACTTGGGCATGGTCTTGTGGGCGCTATTGGTGGGGCTGTCTTTCCCGGTGGTGGGCTGGATCAGCGAGCTGCCGCCGCTCTTGCTCACGGCGCTGCGCTTCGCGATCGCCGCGCTGGCGCTGTATGGCCTGGCGCGACGCGCTCCGGATTGGCGGCCAAGCCCTGTGGCGTTTGCGCTCTATGCGGTGATGGGGCTGTGCCTGGCGGGATTCTTTGGCGCCATGTTCTGGGCGGCGCATCGTGCCACGGCACTTTCCATGGCAACCCTGTTCGTCAGCGTACCCTTGCTGGCCTATTGCCTGGGGCTCGCCGCCCGGGTCGAGCGGCTGGCCTGGCGACTGCCGAGTATTCTGGCTCTGGGGGCGGCTGGCGCTCTGGGACTGGCCTGGGCGGATTCCCGCAGTGAGGGGGCGGGCCTGCGGTTCGGTCTTGGCGAAGCGGTGTTCTTTCTCGGTTGTGTCTCCTCGGCGCTGTATCCGGTGCTGAGCAAGTGGGGGCTGATGATCCGACTGCTTTCCCCGTCGCCGGCGGTGCGCACTTTCTGGAGCCTGGCCATCGGTAGCCTGCTGATCGGCTTCGTTGGGCTTATGCTGGAGCCAGTGTCGAGTCTGCGGCAGATGACCGCGCTGGACGCGCTGCTGCTGGCCTATTTGGGGCTCTTTTCCAGCGCCATGACCTTCTGGCTGCAGCAGCGCGCCACCAACGAGCTGTCCCCGGGGGCGGTCACCGCCTACAGCTATCTGATACCCTTCGTTTCCATGCTGCTGCTGTTCTGGCAAGCGCCTCGGCAGATTGGCTGGGCGTGGCTACCGGGAAGTTTGCTGGTGATAGTCGCGATCGTACTATTGTTGAAGCGTGGCAGCGCCACGGTATAGGGCTTTATTATACTCTGCGTCACTTATCCTTTACTCGCCTGATTCAGGAGTCCACATGTCCGCAACCGCCCCCCGTATCGCCATTGTCGGTGTCGCCGGTCGCATGGGTCGTACCCTGGTTGCCGCCGTGGAGCAAGACGCCGGCGCCGTATTGGGCGCTGGTATCGTCGAGCCGGGTAGCTCTCTTGTCGGAGCGGATATCGGCGAGCTGGCGGGGCTGGGCCGGCTTGGCGTTTCAGCGGTGGATTCCCTGGAGGCGGCGGAGGAGGATTTCGACGTGCTGATCGATTTCACCGCGCCCCGAGTCACCTTGGCCAACCTGGCTTTCTGCGCCGAACACGGCAAGCGCATGGTGATCGGTACCACCGGCCTGAACGATGAGGAACTCGCCAAGCTTGACGAGTATCAGGAGAAGCTGCCTTTCGTGTTCGCTCCCAATATGAGCGTCGGCGTGAACCTGACCCTCAAGCTGCTGGAAACCGCCGCGAAGGCGCTGGGAGATGAAGGCTACGATATCGAAGTGATCGAGGCGCACCATCGCCACAAGGTGGACGCGCCTTCCGGCACGGCGCTGAAGATGGGGGAAGTGATCGCCGACAGCCTGGGGCGCGACCTCAAGACCCACGGCGTCTTTGAACGAGTCGGGCAATGCGGGCCGCGGGATGCCAAGGAGATCGGCTTCGCCACGCTGCGTGCCGGGGATATCGTCGGCGAGCATACGGTAATGTTCGCCACCGAAGGCGAGCGCATCGAAATCACCCATAAGGCTTCGAGCCGCATGACCTTTGCCCGGGGCGCCGTGCGCGCCGCGCGCTGGGTGGTGGACAAGCCCGCCGGGCGTTACGCCATGCAGGATGTCTTGGGATTTAATTGAGAAGATGTCGCCCGGGCTGGCGAAGATCACGGGTATCCTGTAGCATTGCAAAAATTTTGGCCGGGCGCTCGTGTAGGCATCGAGTTTAGCGCTTGTTGAAACGGCCTAGGCATAAAAAGGCCCAAGAGCAAAGAATCGACAAGCGGGATGAAACCGGTCGCCATCGGATTCGTCCCGCTTTTTTACGGCCTGCGGTTTTGCGCAAGCGACGGATTTCACGCAAGAGCCAGTCAAACTATCGAGTCAGTCGGAGTCGGGGAGCCTCGTACCGCGAGGCTCCTCGCCAGCATGGGAGGAAGGTGCGTTGCAAAAACCCGCGATATTAGCCTTGGAAGATGGCAGCGTGTTCCACGGTGTTGCCATCGGGGCTGAAGGCCAGACCAGCGGAGAGGTGGTATTCAATACTGCTATGACCGGTTACCAGGAAATTCTCACCGACCCTTCCTATTCCCGCCAGATCGTCACCCTGACCTATCCGCATATCGGCAATACCGGCGTCAATCGCGAGGACATGGAGTCCAGCCGCATCCAGGCGGCGGGACTGGTGATCCGCGATCTTTCCCTGATGGCCAGCAACTTTCGAAGCGAGCAATCCCTGGATGCCTATCTCGAGGAAAGCGGCGTATTGGGCATCGCCGAGATCGATACTCGCCGCCTGACGCGCCTGCTGCGGGAAAAGGGCGCGCAGAACGGCGCGATTCTGGCGGGTAGCGATGCCCAGAGCGGTGACGCGGTGGAGCGCGCCCTGGCGGCGGCTCGTGAGTTTCCCGGGCTCAAGGGCATGGACCTGGCCAAGGAGGTCACCTGCAGCGAGCCCTACGAATGGCACGAAGGCGCCTGGCGGCTGGGCCAGGGCTATACGGACATGCGCGAAAGCGAGCGGCTCTTTCATGTGGTGGCCTATGACTTCGGCACCAAGTACAACATTCTGCGTCTGCTGGCGAGCCGAGGCTGCCGCCTGACCGTGGTGCCGGCTCAGACCCCGGCTGCCGATGTGCTGGCCATGGCCCCGGACGGTATCTTCCTGTCCAACGGCCCCGGCGATCCGGAACCCTGCGATTACGCCATCGAGGCGATTCAGGCTTTCCTGAAGACCGACATCCCGCTGTTCGGCATCTGCCTGGGACATCAGCTATTGGCCCTAGCCAGCGGCGCTAGCACCGTCAAGATGAATCACGGCCATCACGGCGCCAATCACCCGGTGCAGGATCTCGACAGCGGCCAGGTATTGATCACCAGCCAGAATCACGGCTTTGCCGCCAGCGGAGAGGGTTTGCCGGACACCCTGCGTGTCACCCATCGCTCCCTGTTCGACGGCACCCTGCAAGGCATCGAGCGCACCGACGGCCCGGCCTTCAGCTTCCAGGGACACCCGGAAGCCAGCCCAGGCCCCTGCGACGTGCTGCCGCTGTTCGACCGCTTCATTGCGCTGATGCAGGCACGCCGCTGAGTTCGCCTCTGCCTTCCCGGTCGCTGTGGCGCCCGGCGCCTGTGACTGACACCTTATTCTTGGGGGAATTTTCATGCCCAAACGTACCGACCTCCAAAGCATTCTGATCATCGGCGCGGGCCCGATCGTCATCGGTCAGGCCTGCGAATTCGACTACTCCGGCGCCCAGGCCTGCAAGGCGCTGCGCGAAGAGGGTTATCGGGTCATTCTGGTCAACTCCAACCCGGCCACCATCATGACCGATCCGGCCATGGCGGATGCCACCTATATCGAGCCCATCACCTGGCAGGCGGTGGAGAAGATCATCGAGGCCGAGCGTCCGGACGCCATTCTGCCTACCATGGGCGGTCAGACTGCCCTGAACTGCGCGCTGAACCTCGACAAGCAGGGGGTGCTGGCGAAGTACGGCGTGGAGATGATCGGCGCCGATGCGGACGCCATCAACAAGGCGGAAGATCGGGATCTGTTCGACAAGGCAATGCGCAACATCGGCCTGGAGTGTCCCAAGGCCAAGGTTGCCCATGCCATGGAGGAGGCCTGGGAAATTCAGGCGGAGCTTGGCTTTCCGGTGATCATCCGGCCTTCCTATACCATGGGCGGTTCCGGCGGCGGCGTGGCCTACAACAAGGAGGAGTTCGAGGAGATCTGCACCCGCGGCTTCGAGCTCTCCAGCAACCATGAGCTCTTGATCGACGAGTCGCTGCTGGGCTGGAAGGAATACGAGATGGAAGTCGTTCGCGACAGGAACGACAACTGCATCATCGTCTGCGCCATCGAGAACTTCGATCCCATGGGTATTCACACCGGTGACTCCATCACCGTGGCCCCGGCCCAGACGCTGACGGACAAGGAATACCAGATCATGCGCGACGCCTCCCTGGCGGTGCTGCGGGAGATCGGCGTCGAAACCGGCGGCTCCAACGTGCAGTTCGGCGTCGATCCGAATACCGGGCGCATGGTGGTGATCGAGATGAATCCTCGGGTCAGCCGTTCCTCGGCGCTGGCCTCCAAGGCCACCGGCTTCCCGATCGCCAAGATCGCCGCCAAGCTGGCGGTGGGCTATACCCTGGACGAGCTCCAGAACGACATCACCGGCGGCGCGACGCCTGCGTCTTTCGAGCCTTCCATCGATTACGTGGTCACCAAGATTCCGCGCTTCACCTTCGAGAAGTTCCCTCAGGCCAACGACCGCCTGACCACCCAGATGAAATCCGTTGGGGAGGTGATGGCCATCGGTCGCACCTTTCAGGAATCCCTGCAGAAAGCCCTGCGCGGACTGGAAACCGGTAAAAACGGCCTGGACCCGGTGGTGGAGGATTTCAGCGAGGAAAGCCTGGCTCGTATCAAGGGCGAGCTGCAGGCGGCGGGGGCGGAGCGCATCCTGTATATCGGCGATGCGATGCGGGCCGGAATGAGTGTCGAGGACATCTTCGCGCTGACCAATATCGATCCCTGGTTCCTGGTCCAGCTCGAGGACTTGATTAACACCGAGGCTTGGGTGGCCGAGCAATCGCTGCCCGAGCTCGATGCCAAAGCGTTGTACCGCCTCAAGCGCAAGGGATTCAGCGATGCCCGGCTGGCGGCGCTGCTCGGCGTGGCGGAAAATGAGGTGCGCAAGACCCGCCACCAGCTTGGCATTCGTCCGGTCTACAAGCGGGTGGATACCTGCGCCGCGGAGTTCGCCACCAGCACCGCCTATATGTACTCCACCTATGAGGAGGAATGCGAGGCGGAGCCCAGCGAGCGCCAGAAGATCATGGTGCTGGGGGGTGGTCCCAACCGTATCGGCCAGGGCATCGAGTTCGACTATTGCTGCGTGCATGCGGCGCTGGCCATGCGCGACGATGGCTATGAAACCATCATGGTCAACTGCAATCCGGAAACCGTCTCCACGGACTACGATATCAGCGACCGGCTGTATTTCGAGCCGGTTACCCTGGAGGACGTGCTGGAGATCGCCGACAAGGAAAAGCCCGTCGGCGTCATCGTGCAGTTCGGTGGCCAGACGCCGCTCAAGCTGGCGCGGGATCTGGAAGCCGCCGGGGTGCCGATCATCGGCACTACCCCGGATGCCATCGACCGGGCGGAGGATCGCGAGCGCTTCCAGCAGATGATCGACAAGCTGGGTCTCAAGCAGCCGCCCAACGCCACCGCCCGCAGCTTCGAAGACGCCTTCGCCAAGGCGGAGGCGATCGGCTACCCATTGGTGGTGCGCCCCAGTTACGTGCTCGGCGGTCGCGCCATGGAGATCGTCTACGACGCGGAGGAGCTCGAGCGCTACATGACCCACGCGGTCAAGGTCTCCAATGATTCCCCGGTGCTGCTGGATCACTTCCTCAACGCGGCGATAGAGATCGATATCGACGCGATCAGCGACGGCGAGCAGGTGGTCATCGGCGGCATCATGCAGCACATCGAGCAGGCCGGGGTGCATTCCGGCGACTCCGCCTGCGCCTTGCCGCCGTATTCTTTGCCCCAGGAAGTACAGGACGAGATGCGCGCTCAGGTCAAGCGCATGGCCCTGGAGCTTGGCGTCGTCGGCCTGATGAACGTGCAACTGGCCTGGCAGGATGGGGAGATCTACGTGATCGAGGTCAATCCTCGGGCGTCCCGCACCGTGCCCTTCGTCTCCAAGTGCATCGGCGTCTCCCTGGCCCAGGTGGCGGCTCGCTGCATGGCAGGCAAGACCCTGGCGGATCAGGGTTTCGAGAAGGAAATTCTGCCGCCTTTCCATAGCGTCAAGGAAGCGGTATTCCCCTTCAACAAGTTTCCCGGGGTCGACCCGATCCTGTCGCCGGAAATGAAGTCCACCGGGGAGGTCATGGGTTCCGGCGATACCTTCGCCGAGGCCTTCTACAAGGCGCAGCTAGGCGGTGGCGACGCCGTTCCGCCGCTGACCGGGGAACGCAAGGCGTTTCTGTCCGTGCGCGATCCGGACAAGGCGGGCATTATCGAGGTAGCCGATTCTTTGCTAGCATTGGGTTTCACACTTTGTGCCACCCGCGGTACCGCCCAGGCGCTGGAAGCCGCCGGACTTTCAGTGGATACCGTCAACAAGGTATTCGAGGGGCGCCCGCATATCGTCGACATGATCAAGAACGACGAGGTGGCCTATATCGTCAATACCACCGAGGGTCGTCAGGCCATCAGTGATTCCTCGGTCATCCGCCGCACCGCTCTTGCCCGCAAGGTCGCCTACGCCACTACTCTGGCGGGGGCCCGAGCGGTGTGCATGGCGCTTGCCTACGGCAATGAAATCACGGTAAGGCGGTTACAGGATATGCATGCAGGAGCAAGTCAATGAATAGGGTGCCGATGACGGTTGCGGGTGAAAGCCATCTGCGTAGCGAACTCGAACAGCTCAAGAGCGTTGAGCGCCCCCGGGTGATCAACGCCATCGCCGAGGCGCGGGAGCACGGCGATCTCAAGGAGAACGCCGAATATCATGCGGCCCGGGAGCAGCAGGGCTTCATCGAAGGGCGTATTCAGGAAATCGAAGGCAAGCTTGCCGGCGCCCAGGTGATCGACGTGACCCAACTGCCCAAGACCGGCAAGGTCATCTTCGGGGTGACCGTCGAGCTCTACAATATGGAAACCGAAGAAGAGATGCGCTATCGCATCGTCGGCGAGGACGAGGCGAACATCAAGGAGGGCAAGATCTCCGTGACCTCACCCATCGCTCGGGCCCTGATCGGCAAGGAGGAAGGCGACGTGGTGACGGTCAGAACGCCCAAGGGCAACGTGGAATACGAGATCGTCAGCGTCGAGCACCTGTAATTCGGCAGATCGAAGAGTGAAGACGAAAAGGCCGCTCAATCGAGCGGCCTCTTTCGTTGGAGAAGGACTCTTCCTGCTTCTTTCGCCTCAGTGCCTACCGTGATGGTTTTCGAAGCGCTTGATGTTGGAAAGCTTGGGATTGGCCCTGGCGTTGTGACGGTAAAGAAGCGCCACCTTGCCGATTGTCTGTACCAGTTCCGCCCCGCTTTCCGCGAGCAGCTTATCGAGAACCTCGGCCCGCGCTTCGCGCTCGGTGATCGCCAGCTTGACCTTGATCAACTCATGGTCTGACAGAGCGCGGTCGAGCTCCGCCAGAACACCTTCCGATACGCCGTTTTCCGAAACCATCACCACTGGATCAAGGTGATGGCCAATGCCGCGCAATGCTTTCTTTTGTGCCTGTGACAAGCTCATGGTATCGTTGAATGTCCTGTGTTTACCAAGTTTCCTGATGCGGAGATAGTACGGTGAAATCGGATATAGCGAAACCGTACTAGCGAAGACACAGGCATGAAACGGCGTCGTCAAGACCAAGCGATGCTTGCGCTAAGAATTCCCTCGGATGATATTGTGCCTCGCTCCAACAAGCGCTCCACGCCGCGTGCCAGCAAGACCAGTGCCGGTTGGCTGAAAGAACATTTCGACGATGCCTACGTGCAGCGCTCCTGGCAGGAGGGTTATCGTAGCCGCGCCAGCTACAAGCTGCTCGAGCTGGATGCCAAGGACAAGCTTTTTAAGCCGGGCATGACGGTGATCGATCTGGGCGCCGCCCCGGGTGGATGGAGCCAGGTAGCCGCGGAAAAGGTGGGCAATGAAGGTTGCGTCGTGGCTTCCGATATTCTGGAGATGGATGCCTTGGCAGACGTTTCCTTTATACAGGGCGATTTTACCGAGGATGCTGTGCTCGAGGCGATCCTCGATATTTTGGGGAATCGCCCGGTTGACCTTGTGATGTCGGACATGGCCCCCAATATGAGTGGCATGACGGCAATCGACCAGCCTCAGGCCA
This window encodes:
- a CDS encoding NAD(P)/FAD-dependent oxidoreductase yields the protein MSRETIVLGAGMVGVCVAYHLARRGRSVVLVDREPPGRETSYGNAGLIQREAVQPHPFPRDLATLWRVLPNRSIDVRYRLGAMLKTAGPLLQYWRNSSPKNYARIVPEYASLIMRCTDEHAAMIKAAGAGALVKKRGWFDAFRTSKVFDEQCANARDMQERFGVKYQALDRSALQAKVPHLSDALKGAIHWTNAWAVTDPGALVQAYARAFEKLGGRIEQAEAKSFTHTQASWNVFTSKGNLEAEELVVALGPWSANWLEQLDYRLPMFPLRGYHMHYAAQGGARLNNWLMDYETGYLLTPMRRGIRLTTGAEIDRLDAPASSAQLDAAEIEAKKIFPLGERLDSELWKGARPCMPDMKPVIGPAPRHKGLWFAFGHGHQGFTLGPVTGRLLGEMIDGETPDVDMQPFRADRF
- a CDS encoding DMT family transporter, producing the protein MTLGSSPVANAHLGMVLWALLVGLSFPVVGWISELPPLLLTALRFAIAALALYGLARRAPDWRPSPVAFALYAVMGLCLAGFFGAMFWAAHRATALSMATLFVSVPLLAYCLGLAARVERLAWRLPSILALGAAGALGLAWADSRSEGAGLRFGLGEAVFFLGCVSSALYPVLSKWGLMIRLLSPSPAVRTFWSLAIGSLLIGFVGLMLEPVSSLRQMTALDALLLAYLGLFSSAMTFWLQQRATNELSPGAVTAYSYLIPFVSMLLLFWQAPRQIGWAWLPGSLLVIVAIVLLLKRGSATV
- the dapB gene encoding 4-hydroxy-tetrahydrodipicolinate reductase, with the protein product MSATAPRIAIVGVAGRMGRTLVAAVEQDAGAVLGAGIVEPGSSLVGADIGELAGLGRLGVSAVDSLEAAEEDFDVLIDFTAPRVTLANLAFCAEHGKRMVIGTTGLNDEELAKLDEYQEKLPFVFAPNMSVGVNLTLKLLETAAKALGDEGYDIEVIEAHHRHKVDAPSGTALKMGEVIADSLGRDLKTHGVFERVGQCGPRDAKEIGFATLRAGDIVGEHTVMFATEGERIEITHKASSRMTFARGAVRAARWVVDKPAGRYAMQDVLGFN
- the carA gene encoding glutamine-hydrolyzing carbamoyl-phosphate synthase small subunit, encoding MQKPAILALEDGSVFHGVAIGAEGQTSGEVVFNTAMTGYQEILTDPSYSRQIVTLTYPHIGNTGVNREDMESSRIQAAGLVIRDLSLMASNFRSEQSLDAYLEESGVLGIAEIDTRRLTRLLREKGAQNGAILAGSDAQSGDAVERALAAAREFPGLKGMDLAKEVTCSEPYEWHEGAWRLGQGYTDMRESERLFHVVAYDFGTKYNILRLLASRGCRLTVVPAQTPAADVLAMAPDGIFLSNGPGDPEPCDYAIEAIQAFLKTDIPLFGICLGHQLLALASGASTVKMNHGHHGANHPVQDLDSGQVLITSQNHGFAASGEGLPDTLRVTHRSLFDGTLQGIERTDGPAFSFQGHPEASPGPCDVLPLFDRFIALMQARR
- the carB gene encoding carbamoyl-phosphate synthase large subunit, giving the protein MPKRTDLQSILIIGAGPIVIGQACEFDYSGAQACKALREEGYRVILVNSNPATIMTDPAMADATYIEPITWQAVEKIIEAERPDAILPTMGGQTALNCALNLDKQGVLAKYGVEMIGADADAINKAEDRDLFDKAMRNIGLECPKAKVAHAMEEAWEIQAELGFPVIIRPSYTMGGSGGGVAYNKEEFEEICTRGFELSSNHELLIDESLLGWKEYEMEVVRDRNDNCIIVCAIENFDPMGIHTGDSITVAPAQTLTDKEYQIMRDASLAVLREIGVETGGSNVQFGVDPNTGRMVVIEMNPRVSRSSALASKATGFPIAKIAAKLAVGYTLDELQNDITGGATPASFEPSIDYVVTKIPRFTFEKFPQANDRLTTQMKSVGEVMAIGRTFQESLQKALRGLETGKNGLDPVVEDFSEESLARIKGELQAAGAERILYIGDAMRAGMSVEDIFALTNIDPWFLVQLEDLINTEAWVAEQSLPELDAKALYRLKRKGFSDARLAALLGVAENEVRKTRHQLGIRPVYKRVDTCAAEFATSTAYMYSTYEEECEAEPSERQKIMVLGGGPNRIGQGIEFDYCCVHAALAMRDDGYETIMVNCNPETVSTDYDISDRLYFEPVTLEDVLEIADKEKPVGVIVQFGGQTPLKLARDLEAAGVPIIGTTPDAIDRAEDRERFQQMIDKLGLKQPPNATARSFEDAFAKAEAIGYPLVVRPSYVLGGRAMEIVYDAEELERYMTHAVKVSNDSPVLLDHFLNAAIEIDIDAISDGEQVVIGGIMQHIEQAGVHSGDSACALPPYSLPQEVQDEMRAQVKRMALELGVVGLMNVQLAWQDGEIYVIEVNPRASRTVPFVSKCIGVSLAQVAARCMAGKTLADQGFEKEILPPFHSVKEAVFPFNKFPGVDPILSPEMKSTGEVMGSGDTFAEAFYKAQLGGGDAVPPLTGERKAFLSVRDPDKAGIIEVADSLLALGFTLCATRGTAQALEAAGLSVDTVNKVFEGRPHIVDMIKNDEVAYIVNTTEGRQAISDSSVIRRTALARKVAYATTLAGARAVCMALAYGNEITVRRLQDMHAGASQ
- the greA gene encoding transcription elongation factor GreA; protein product: MNRVPMTVAGESHLRSELEQLKSVERPRVINAIAEAREHGDLKENAEYHAAREQQGFIEGRIQEIEGKLAGAQVIDVTQLPKTGKVIFGVTVELYNMETEEEMRYRIVGEDEANIKEGKISVTSPIARALIGKEEGDVVTVRTPKGNVEYEIVSVEHL
- the yhbY gene encoding ribosome assembly RNA-binding protein YhbY, with translation MSLSQAQKKALRGIGHHLDPVVMVSENGVSEGVLAELDRALSDHELIKVKLAITEREARAEVLDKLLAESGAELVQTIGKVALLYRHNARANPKLSNIKRFENHHGRH
- the rlmE gene encoding 23S rRNA (uridine(2552)-2'-O)-methyltransferase RlmE, with the translated sequence MLALRIPSDDIVPRSNKRSTPRASKTSAGWLKEHFDDAYVQRSWQEGYRSRASYKLLELDAKDKLFKPGMTVIDLGAAPGGWSQVAAEKVGNEGCVVASDILEMDALADVSFIQGDFTEDAVLEAILDILGNRPVDLVMSDMAPNMSGMTAIDQPQAMYLVELALDLARRTMAPGGSFLAKVFQGEGFDAYLKMLRRDFRRVVTRKPNASRARSREVYLLAEGYRG